The following are encoded in a window of Lagenorhynchus albirostris chromosome 3, mLagAlb1.1, whole genome shotgun sequence genomic DNA:
- the CHERP gene encoding calcium homeostasis endoplasmic reticulum protein isoform X1 has protein sequence MEMPLPPDDQELRNVIDKLAQFVARNGPEFEKMTMEKQKDNPKFSFLFGGEFYSYYKCKLALEQQQLICKQQAPELEAATALPPLPQPPLAPAAPIPPAQGTPSMDELIQQSQWNLQQQEQHLLALRQEQVTAAVAHAVEQQMQKLLEETQLDMNEFDNLLQPIIDTCTKDAISAGKNWMFSNAKSPPHCELMAGHLRNRITADGAHFELRLHLIYLINDVLHHWALTRGRSLPHSQRKQARELLAALQKVVVPIYCTSFLAVEEDKQQKIARLLQLWEKNGYFDDSIIQQLQSPALGLGQYQAFVPVLLHRVSDFESHVLSAGCPALHQATLINEYSSVVQPVQLAFQQQIQTLKTQHEEFVNSLAQQQQQQQQPQPQIQMPQMEAEVKATPPPPAPPPAPTPAPAIPPTTQPDDNKPPIQIPGSSEYDASGGVQDPAATGPRGPGPHDQIPPNKPPWFDQPHPVAPWGQQQPPEQPPYPHHQGGPPHCPPWNNSHEGMWGEQRGDPGWNGQRDAPWNSQPDPNWNNQFEGPWNSQHEQPPWGGGQREPPFRMQRPPHFRGPFPPHQQHPQFSQPPHPHNFNRFPPRFMQDDFPPRHPFERPPYPHRFDYPQGDFQAEMGPPHHHPGHRMPHPGINEHPPWGGPQHPDFGPPPHGFNGQPPHMRRQGPPHINHDDPSLVPNVPYFDLPAGLMAPLVKLEDHEYKPLDPKDIRLPPPMPPSERLLAAVEAFYSPPSHDRPRNSEGWEQNGLYEFFRAKMRARRRKGQEKRNSGPSRSRSRSKSRGRSSSRSNSRSSKSSGSYSRSRSRSCSRSYSRSRSRSRSRSRSSQSRSRTRSRSRSKSYSPGRRRRSRSRSPTPPSSAGLGSNSAPPIPDSRLGEENKGHQMLVKMGWSGSGGLGVKEQGIQDPIKGGDVRDKWDQYKGVGVALDDPYENYRRNKSYSFIARMKARDECK, from the exons TCATCTGCAAGCAGCAGGCCCCAGAGCTGGAAGCGGCCACGGCCCTGCCACCGCTGCCACAGCCCCCGCTGGCCCCCGCGGCGCCCATCCCGCCAGCCCAGGGCACCCCATCCATGGACGAGCTCATCCAGCAGAGCCAGTGGAAcctgcagcagcaggagcagcacCTGCTGGCCCTCAGACAG GAGCAGGTGACAGCAGCCGTGGCCCACGCGGTGGAACAGCAGATGCAGAAGCTCCTGGAGGAGACCCAGCTGGACATGAACGAGTTTGACAACCTGTTGCAGCCCATCATCGACACCTGCACCAAAGATGCCATCTCG GCTGGGAAGAACTGGATGTTCAGCAACGCCAAGTCCCCACCTCACTGCGAGCTGATGGCGGGCCACCTCCGGAACCGCATCACGGCCGATGGGGCGCACTTCGAGCTGCGGCTGCACCTCATCTACTTGATCAATGATGTGCTGCACCACTG GGCCCTGACGCGCGGAAGGTCTCTCCCTCACAGCCAGCGCAAGCAGGCCCGGGAGCTGCTGGCCGCCCTGCAGAAGGTCGTGGTGCCCATCTACTGTACCAGCTTCTTGGCCGTGGAGGAGGACAAGCAGCAGAAGATTGCCCGG CTCCTGCAGCTCTGGGAGAAGAACGGCTACTTTGACGACTCCATCATCCAGCAGTTACAGAGCCCGGCCCTGGGGCTCGGCCAGTACCAG GCATTTGTCCCCGTGCTGCTCCATAGGGTCTCGGACTTTGAGTCTCATGTCCTGAGTGCCGGCTGCCCTGCTCTCCATCAGGCAACCCTCATCAATGAGTACTCCTCGGTGGTCCAGCCGGTGCAGCTGGCCTTCCAGCAGCAGATCCAGACCCTCAAGACACAGCATGAGGAGTTTGTCAACAGCCtggcccagcagcagcagcagcagcagcagccgcagCCGCAGATCCAGATGCCGCAAATGGAAGCTGAAGTCAAGGCCACGCCGCCGCCGCCtgcgccgccccccgcccccacgcctGCCCCGGCCATCCCGCCAACCACCCAGCCTG ATGACAACAAGCCTCCTATCCAGATACCCGGCTCTTCCGAGTACGACGCCTCAGGAGGGGTCCAGGACCCTGCTGCCACCGGCCCCCGGGGCCCTGGGCCCCATGACCAGATCCCACCTAACAAGCCCCCGTGGTTTGACCAGCCTCACCCCGTTGCTCCTTGGGGCCAACAGCAG CCTCCTGAGCAGCCCCCCTACCCACACCACCAGGGCGGGCCGCCCCACTGCCCGCCCTGGAACAACAGCCACGAGGGAATGTGGGGCGAGCAGCGTGGGGACCCTGGCTGGAATGGCCAGCGCGACGCCCCCTGGAACAGTCAGCCCGACCCCAACTGGAACAACCAGTTCGAGGGCCCCTGGAACAGCCAGCACGAGCAGCCACCCTGGGGCGGGGGCCAGCGGGAGCCGCCCTTCCGCATGCAGCGGCCGCCACACTTCCGCGGGCCCTTCCCGCCCCACCAGCAGCACCCGCAGTTCAGCCAGCCGCCACACCCACACAACTTCAACCGCTTCCCGCCCCGCTTCATGCAGGACGACTTCCCCCCTCGGCACCCCTTCGAGCGGCCGCCCTACCCTCACCGCTTTGACTACCCTCAGGGGGACTTCCAAGCCG AGATGGGACCCCCTCACCACCATCCTGGCCACCGCATGCCTCACCCTGGGATCAACGAGCACCCACCTTGGGGTGGGCCCCAGCACCCTGACTTCGGCCCTCCTCCCCACGGCTTCAACGGGCAGCCCCCTCATATGCGGCGACAGGGCCCTCCCCACATCAACCACGACGACCCCAGCCTGGTCCCCAACGTGCCCTACTTCGATCTCCCTGCCGGGCTGATGGCCCCCCTTGTGAAG CTGGAAGACCACGAGTACAAGCCTTTGGATCCTAAAGACATCCGCCTCCCACCCCCCATGCCACCCAGTGAGAGGCTGCTGGCGGCCGTGGAGGCCTTCTACAGCCCTCCCTCACACGACAGACCCAGGAACAG TGAAGGCTGGGAGCAGAACGGCCTCTATGAGTTCTTCCGAGCGAAAATGCGGGCCCGGCGGAGGAAAGGCCAGGAGAAGAGGAACAG CGGACCCTCAAGGTCTCGGAGCAGATCCAAAAGCCGAGGGCGCTCCTCCTCCCGCTCCAACTCGAGGTCCTCCAAGTCTTCCGGCTCCTATTCAAGGTCAAGGTCTCGTTCCTGCTCCCGTTCCTACTCCCGCTCCAGATCCAG GAGCCGCAGCCGATCACGCTCCTCACAAAGCCGCTCCCGGACCCGCTCGCGCTCTCGGTCCAAGTCCTATTCCCCGGGAAGGAGACGTCGGTCGCGGTCCAGGAGCCCCACCCCGCC TTCCTCGGCTGGTCTGGGTTCTAATTCAGCACCTCCTATACCTGACTCCAGGCTCGGGGAAGAGAACAAAGGACATCAGATGCTGGTGAAAATGG GCTGGAGTGGATCTGGCGGCCTCGGCGTGAAAGAGCAAGGAATCCAGGACCCCATCAAGGGGGGGGACGTCCGGGATAAGTGGGACCAGTACAAGGGCGTGGGTGTGGCCCTGGACGACCCCTACGAGAACTACCGCAGGAACAAGAGCTATTCCTTCATCGCCCGCATGAAGGCCAGGGACGAGTGCAAGTAG
- the CHERP gene encoding calcium homeostasis endoplasmic reticulum protein isoform X6, translated as MEMPLPPDDQELRNVIDKLAQFVARNGPEFEKMTMEKQKDNPKFSFLFGGEFYSYYKCKLALEQQQLICKQQAPELEAATALPPLPQPPLAPAAPIPPAQGTPSMDELIQQSQWNLQQQEQHLLALRQEQVTAAVAHAVEQQMQKLLEETQLDMNEFDNLLQPIIDTCTKDAISAGKNWMFSNAKSPPHCELMAGHLRNRITADGAHFELRLHLIYLINDVLHHWALTRGRSLPHSQRKQARELLAALQKVVVPIYCTSFLAVEEDKQQKIARLLQLWEKNGYFDDSIIQQLQSPALGLGQYQAFVPVLLHRVSDFESHVLSAGCPALHQATLINEYSSVVQPVQLAFQQQIQTLKTQHEEFVNSLAQQQQQQQQPQPQIQMPQMEAEVKATPPPPAPPPAPTPAPAIPPTTQPDDNKPPIQIPGSSEYDASGGVQDPAATGPRGPGPHDQIPPNKPPWFDQPHPVAPWGQQQDDFPPRHPFERPPYPHRFDYPQGDFQAEMGPPHHHPGHRMPHPGINEHPPWGGPQHPDFGPPPHGFNGQPPHMRRQGPPHINHDDPSLVPNVPYFDLPAGLMAPLVKLEDHEYKPLDPKDIRLPPPMPPSERLLAAVEAFYSPPSHDRPRNSEGWEQNGLYEFFRAKMRARRRKGQEKRNSGPSRSRSRSKSRGRSSSRSNSRSSKSSGSYSRSRSRSCSRSYSRSRSRSRSRSRSSQSRSRTRSRSRSKSYSPGRRRRSRSRSPTPPSSAGLGSNSAPPIPDSRLGEENKGHQMLVKMGWSGSGGLGVKEQGIQDPIKGGDVRDKWDQYKGVGVALDDPYENYRRNKSYSFIARMKARDECK; from the exons TCATCTGCAAGCAGCAGGCCCCAGAGCTGGAAGCGGCCACGGCCCTGCCACCGCTGCCACAGCCCCCGCTGGCCCCCGCGGCGCCCATCCCGCCAGCCCAGGGCACCCCATCCATGGACGAGCTCATCCAGCAGAGCCAGTGGAAcctgcagcagcaggagcagcacCTGCTGGCCCTCAGACAG GAGCAGGTGACAGCAGCCGTGGCCCACGCGGTGGAACAGCAGATGCAGAAGCTCCTGGAGGAGACCCAGCTGGACATGAACGAGTTTGACAACCTGTTGCAGCCCATCATCGACACCTGCACCAAAGATGCCATCTCG GCTGGGAAGAACTGGATGTTCAGCAACGCCAAGTCCCCACCTCACTGCGAGCTGATGGCGGGCCACCTCCGGAACCGCATCACGGCCGATGGGGCGCACTTCGAGCTGCGGCTGCACCTCATCTACTTGATCAATGATGTGCTGCACCACTG GGCCCTGACGCGCGGAAGGTCTCTCCCTCACAGCCAGCGCAAGCAGGCCCGGGAGCTGCTGGCCGCCCTGCAGAAGGTCGTGGTGCCCATCTACTGTACCAGCTTCTTGGCCGTGGAGGAGGACAAGCAGCAGAAGATTGCCCGG CTCCTGCAGCTCTGGGAGAAGAACGGCTACTTTGACGACTCCATCATCCAGCAGTTACAGAGCCCGGCCCTGGGGCTCGGCCAGTACCAG GCATTTGTCCCCGTGCTGCTCCATAGGGTCTCGGACTTTGAGTCTCATGTCCTGAGTGCCGGCTGCCCTGCTCTCCATCAGGCAACCCTCATCAATGAGTACTCCTCGGTGGTCCAGCCGGTGCAGCTGGCCTTCCAGCAGCAGATCCAGACCCTCAAGACACAGCATGAGGAGTTTGTCAACAGCCtggcccagcagcagcagcagcagcagcagccgcagCCGCAGATCCAGATGCCGCAAATGGAAGCTGAAGTCAAGGCCACGCCGCCGCCGCCtgcgccgccccccgcccccacgcctGCCCCGGCCATCCCGCCAACCACCCAGCCTG ATGACAACAAGCCTCCTATCCAGATACCCGGCTCTTCCGAGTACGACGCCTCAGGAGGGGTCCAGGACCCTGCTGCCACCGGCCCCCGGGGCCCTGGGCCCCATGACCAGATCCCACCTAACAAGCCCCCGTGGTTTGACCAGCCTCACCCCGTTGCTCCTTGGGGCCAACAGCAG GACGACTTCCCCCCTCGGCACCCCTTCGAGCGGCCGCCCTACCCTCACCGCTTTGACTACCCTCAGGGGGACTTCCAAGCCG AGATGGGACCCCCTCACCACCATCCTGGCCACCGCATGCCTCACCCTGGGATCAACGAGCACCCACCTTGGGGTGGGCCCCAGCACCCTGACTTCGGCCCTCCTCCCCACGGCTTCAACGGGCAGCCCCCTCATATGCGGCGACAGGGCCCTCCCCACATCAACCACGACGACCCCAGCCTGGTCCCCAACGTGCCCTACTTCGATCTCCCTGCCGGGCTGATGGCCCCCCTTGTGAAG CTGGAAGACCACGAGTACAAGCCTTTGGATCCTAAAGACATCCGCCTCCCACCCCCCATGCCACCCAGTGAGAGGCTGCTGGCGGCCGTGGAGGCCTTCTACAGCCCTCCCTCACACGACAGACCCAGGAACAG TGAAGGCTGGGAGCAGAACGGCCTCTATGAGTTCTTCCGAGCGAAAATGCGGGCCCGGCGGAGGAAAGGCCAGGAGAAGAGGAACAG CGGACCCTCAAGGTCTCGGAGCAGATCCAAAAGCCGAGGGCGCTCCTCCTCCCGCTCCAACTCGAGGTCCTCCAAGTCTTCCGGCTCCTATTCAAGGTCAAGGTCTCGTTCCTGCTCCCGTTCCTACTCCCGCTCCAGATCCAG GAGCCGCAGCCGATCACGCTCCTCACAAAGCCGCTCCCGGACCCGCTCGCGCTCTCGGTCCAAGTCCTATTCCCCGGGAAGGAGACGTCGGTCGCGGTCCAGGAGCCCCACCCCGCC TTCCTCGGCTGGTCTGGGTTCTAATTCAGCACCTCCTATACCTGACTCCAGGCTCGGGGAAGAGAACAAAGGACATCAGATGCTGGTGAAAATGG GCTGGAGTGGATCTGGCGGCCTCGGCGTGAAAGAGCAAGGAATCCAGGACCCCATCAAGGGGGGGGACGTCCGGGATAAGTGGGACCAGTACAAGGGCGTGGGTGTGGCCCTGGACGACCCCTACGAGAACTACCGCAGGAACAAGAGCTATTCCTTCATCGCCCGCATGAAGGCCAGGGACGAGTGCAAGTAG